ATAAATGTCGTTCCTTTTCCAAGAACACTTTCAACCCGTATTGTCCCTCCAAGTAAATGAACGAGCGATTTTACAATACTCAGCCCAAGCCCGGTGCCACCAAATAATCGTGTTGTACTTTCTGATGCCTGGACGAAACGTTCAAAAATCTGGTTTATTTTATCTTCCGGAATCCCAATTCCACTATCAATGATTGAAAACCGAATGGTTTGCGTATCGTCTTTCAATTCTGAAATCGGATCAACAATTAATTTCACGGATCCTTTTTCTGTAAATTTTATCGCATTTCCACAAACATTAAGTAAGATTTGAGTCAACCGTAGTTTGTCTGAAACGATCATATGAGGCAATCCCGGCGAAAGAATTTTTTCATACCCAATTCCTTTTTCGCTGGCCCGCTGGCTTATAATGACAGAAACTGAATCAGCCAGTTCTAGTATCGAAGTATTGGTTTTGTCCAAAATTACTTGTCCAGCTTCGATCTTGGAGAAATCAAGAATATCGTTGATCAGGTCCAGAAGATTTTTACTGGCGATTTTTATGTAACTGACGTAATCACCACTTTTTAGATCCTTCACCTGCTCTTCCAGCAGATTGGTAAAACCTACAATGGCATTGAGAGGCGTGCGTATTTCGTGACTGACGTTTGAAAGGAAAATATCTTTTACCCGAACGGATTTTTCAGCGATAGAACGTGCTTTTTCCAACGCCGTTTCATAATTGGCGCGTTGCGTAATGTCCCTGAAAACAGTAATGGCATTTGTAATTTCTCCATCCAGACCGAGGATTGGCCGGGCACTGGTTTCAAGGTGATACAGCGTATTATCTTTGAGAAGATCAATTTTATTCCCCGTAGATTTTACACCATCCAGCGCCTCACTGACGGGCAATGTATCGGATGTAAACCGGATATTATACCGCGAAGGGTCAAGGAGCATGATTTCATTCATCTGCTCTGTCAGCGGTTTGTCTTTGTTCAGACCCAGAATCTCCTTTCCCGACTGGTTTAAAAGTACAATTTCTTTATTAGTATCCAGTACCAAGACACCGTCTGGAATTGCTTCAATGTATTGATACAATAACCGCTCTTTTTGTCTGATTTCAAGTTGCAGCTGACGTTGTTTTTTCTGGTTCCATATCAAAGAAACGATTGAGAGAACGGTAAGGAAAAAGCCGAAGATGCTGGTTCCCATAATAAAAAGAGTGGTCTTCTTCTGGGTTTTCTGAATGAGCATTCTTTGTGTCTCCAGGTGCCTGTTCTCCGCTTGTTCAATAGATTCAATTTTATTCATCAGGATTTGATTTAAATTTAATCCTTCTCCTTTTTGAATCATATCAAAAGCTTTTTGTGTGCCTTCTTTGCGGTAAACCGTCATTACCGCATGTGTATGCTCAACAATTTTACCGGAAATGTCTAATAATTCTTTAACCCTTTCAGTCTGGATTTTATCATTTTTTACCAAATTGAAAAGCGTGTCACTCATGCCCAAAAGTTTAACCTTTTTGGCATAAGTATCATCCAGTAGCTTTTCATTTCCCGTGATTACGAACTCGTGCATATTCGATTGAATATCTTTAGTCGATAATCCGAAATTTGCAGTTTGATTTAGTATGCCAATGGTAACATTTACTCCCTGGTTGTGCAGCGACAAATCCTGTACATTTTTATATGCAAAATATTGGGATGCGAAGATCAAGATCAAGCCGATGAAGATACTAACGTAAGACCACCGAAGAGCTTTGTCTTTTATTGATGACTGCATGTGAAGAAAATAATTTCCGTTGAGCTTTACCAAATGTAATATTGTTACCGGGAAAGTAAAAATATTTTGGACTTGGGCAAAGTTAAATCCTGTTGGTTCGGAAATTAATTAAAAGCCGGAAGAGAATTAGCCGTCTTAGTTGGCATAACGATTGGGAGCTATTCATTTTTTCCAGTAGTCCACGATGGTTTTAATCATTTGCTGTAATTCATCAAAACCCGAAGGTTTCTAGAAAATTCGTTATACAGGTAATGGATAAGCATCCACAATCAACTTTTTGTAGTATCTATATGAAAGAAAGGAATGCATGTAATATAAAGACCATCATTGGTGTTTATATTAGGTCTTAGCTAAAAACCATTAATCGAGGCACTTTAAAGTCAGAAGCAATCAAAACCTGAATAACTTCTTTACTGTTAAAGAAATTTAAAGGAGCTACACAGTTATCAAAATGAAAGATTTCATTTTGATAAATATTCTTGGCAAAATACTATTGCAAATAAATGCTAATAAGCTATATCGTATTCTGTAACAATTATTTCACACTATCGGAAGGATATTTCTATTTTCCAAAAAGCGGATGTTACCAGATCCTTACAAAATCGGGTAACATTATTCACAACGAAGTATTATTACAGGAATGAAGCCATTCCATCAAATTTTGCAATCACATTTTCTCGAAATGAAACCGGCGCGGCACTTTCCAAACTCATGACCAAAAGTACGAGACCTTCCCTTGTAATAAGAATAGATGGATCTGCTTTACCTGATGGCCAAAGACTTGGTGAAGGAAAGAAATTCGATTTTTTGAATTCCTTGCTGCACTCCAGTTTCTCAATTGATCTTAAAATGTCGTTATGAGACTTCCCGAACTGATCAGCTACTGCGGAAGAGGAGGTTGTAGGTTTCCCATTATTGTATGATACGAAATACATGCCTATCTGTGATTTGTTAATAACCTCATTTATGACAAATATCATACCATGTTAAAATGGGATTAGAATGGAGAATTATTTTCTCAACTGTAACGGTCATTTCTCCATGGATAAGCTGTGTTGGAATAGCCTCTTACCTCCCAAAAACCAGGCTTGTTTTTATTTAGGAACTCTATCCTGTTAATCCACTTGGTACCTTTCCACGCATACAATTGCGGTGTAATCATGCGTACCGGTCCGCCATGATCACGTTCCAAAGGTTTGTTATCGGCAGAATGCACAAGCAAAACATCATCTTTTAATGCCTCTTCGATTGAAATATTTGTCGTGTATTTATCGTATCCGTAACAAAGGATATGAGTTGCCGTAGACTTCGGCATCACCAGTGCAGCCAAATCCGCAAGTTTCACCCCAACCCAGGGAACATCCATGCGCGACCATGTTGTCACACAGTGAAAATCGCTTACATCAGTTGTTTGGGGCAGGTTCATGAAATCCTGCCAGCTCAATTCCAGTGGGGAATCCACTTCTCCGTTTATGGTTAACTTCCACTGCTGATGTGAAATGTCAGGTTTAAATCCCAGGTCTAATACCGGCCATTTCACTGTTTTTATTTGTCCGATCGGCAGTTTGGGCATACCATGTCTGTTGATTTCACCAGTTCCCATTGGCTTGCTATCCGATACTGAGGGCGTTTGCAGCATTTTTTCCTCAAACCGCGCCTTAAGTTTCATTCTTGCATCTATGATTTTATCGAGCTTATTTTCTTCGGACATGGGTGTAGCAGTGAAAGTTGGAGAATATTTAAAGATAATTTTTTAATGTTAAATAAATTTTAAATTATTTCAATTCGTTTAGTAATCCGTTGATATCAAGTGTCCGCGTATACATTTCCAAAGATCCATCCTCTAATTTTGGCCAGAGCTCCATTGGTCTGTCCCAGTATAACTCCACGCCATTGTTGTCAGGATCATTGAGGTATAAGGCTTCTGAAACACCGTGATCGCTTGCTCCGCTTAATGGATAATGCACATTGCTCAATCTTTGATAAATGGCAGCAAGATCTTTGCGTGTGGGATATAAAATTGCAGTGTGAAATAAACCAACGCCTTGCTGACTGGCAGGAGGAAATCCTCTGCTATACCAGGTGTTTAGTCCAATGTGATGATGATAGCCGCCGGCAGAAATAAATGCTGCCTGGTCACCATAGCGCGCCATGATTTCAAAACCCAGAAGTCCGCAGTAAAAATCCAGTGATTTTTCAAGATTTGAAACTTTCAGATGCACGTGACCGATACGCGTTTGGGCAGGCAATGTATATTCTTCGGACGACATAAGTATTTGAAAATATTGAGCAACAAGAAATGTAAACCCTAATTTAACAATCAAATTTGAACTTTCACCGGTAAAAATCTGCCCGAATATTCTTTGTTAAAAAATCAATTAGATAAAAACACTTTCCTGATGAATCGCAGAGAAGCCCTTACTTCCGTTTTGGCAGTATCAACAGCCACCGTAATACCAGT
The nucleotide sequence above comes from Dyadobacter subterraneus. Encoded proteins:
- a CDS encoding hybrid sensor histidine kinase/response regulator, whose translation is MQSSIKDKALRWSYVSIFIGLILIFASQYFAYKNVQDLSLHNQGVNVTIGILNQTANFGLSTKDIQSNMHEFVITGNEKLLDDTYAKKVKLLGMSDTLFNLVKNDKIQTERVKELLDISGKIVEHTHAVMTVYRKEGTQKAFDMIQKGEGLNLNQILMNKIESIEQAENRHLETQRMLIQKTQKKTTLFIMGTSIFGFFLTVLSIVSLIWNQKKQRQLQLEIRQKERLLYQYIEAIPDGVLVLDTNKEIVLLNQSGKEILGLNKDKPLTEQMNEIMLLDPSRYNIRFTSDTLPVSEALDGVKSTGNKIDLLKDNTLYHLETSARPILGLDGEITNAITVFRDITQRANYETALEKARSIAEKSVRVKDIFLSNVSHEIRTPLNAIVGFTNLLEEQVKDLKSGDYVSYIKIASKNLLDLINDILDFSKIEAGQVILDKTNTSILELADSVSVIISQRASEKGIGYEKILSPGLPHMIVSDKLRLTQILLNVCGNAIKFTEKGSVKLIVDPISELKDDTQTIRFSIIDSGIGIPEDKINQIFERFVQASESTTRLFGGTGLGLSIVKSLVHLLGGTIRVESVLGKGTTFILEFPFEVVTDLTEMEVTDDSSSVITPIGDIRVLAAEDNLLNQKLLEAIFERMSIPLTIVHNGQEAIHELERRDYDLVLMDIQMPIMDGYTAIRKIRSDISQTVPIITMTAHAMVGEKEECLSIGANSYISKPFRENELLHAISNLTGKQNLNYKEMNPANLNGENSQDSGILNMTYLNEITGGDAELRDELISLFESDLGSQSELIVKAEESGDNEKLRQVIHKFRSSLFSVGLLSTADKFKKIEGDLKNNIRPVDLKEQLRQLSLEAEAGLTELKNL
- a CDS encoding Rha family transcriptional regulator, which gives rise to MIFVINEVINKSQIGMYFVSYNNGKPTTSSSAVADQFGKSHNDILRSIEKLECSKEFKKSNFFPSPSLWPSGKADPSILITREGLVLLVMSLESAAPVSFRENVIAKFDGMASFL
- a CDS encoding molybdopterin-dependent oxidoreductase codes for the protein MSEENKLDKIIDARMKLKARFEEKMLQTPSVSDSKPMGTGEINRHGMPKLPIGQIKTVKWPVLDLGFKPDISHQQWKLTINGEVDSPLELSWQDFMNLPQTTDVSDFHCVTTWSRMDVPWVGVKLADLAALVMPKSTATHILCYGYDKYTTNISIEEALKDDVLLVHSADNKPLERDHGGPVRMITPQLYAWKGTKWINRIEFLNKNKPGFWEVRGYSNTAYPWRNDRYS
- a CDS encoding VOC family protein; the encoded protein is MSSEEYTLPAQTRIGHVHLKVSNLEKSLDFYCGLLGFEIMARYGDQAAFISAGGYHHHIGLNTWYSRGFPPASQQGVGLFHTAILYPTRKDLAAIYQRLSNVHYPLSGASDHGVSEALYLNDPDNNGVELYWDRPMELWPKLEDGSLEMYTRTLDINGLLNELK